The Ziziphus jujuba cultivar Dongzao chromosome 5, ASM3175591v1 genome segment ttagatgAAGAATGGATGGACGAAAGACGTTTAAATTGATACAAAGAACATGTGAGCTATAGTTGGCCAATAAAGCTGTCATAAATTTTGATTAGGGATactgaataaaatatatttttgaaatggaTGATGATACAAATTATTTCATTAAACTAATAATTATGTACACAAAATTTTGTCCAAatacatcttcttctttttttatttctttattggtTGTCCAAATACATCTTAAATTGGGATTTATGTGCTACAATTTTGAATCAAACTgaaatgaagtttttttttttttttttccctcggaAAATGACCTTAACATTCAtgcaaaatcataaaatatagaAACAAACAACTGgatagaaaatgaaaatttcggTTGAATAAcgtcataaaatatttttacgtACCTTCCATAGGAAAAATAggtatatgaaagaaaaattaactattttcAAAAGATtacattataaataaaaaattacatatttttcaaaaaataacaaaaaaaaaaaaaatgggacactttatatttttaagaggccactattttttattttaaggaaatatGTTTTAGGAAAGAGGTCCTAAGCCGGTTTTGGCCAGTGCACACAAGGAATCAcacataattaattgaaatggcTAAACttaataacattttatttatttattttgttgtaaaaCGAACTGAATAACATTTCATAATAATGCCTAAATcctatttactttttcttttcctctgttttttgATAAAACATCTTCGTTTTACTTACAAGCAAAATTTATCACATTAATGCTTTCCATCCACTGGACACAAAAGCAAATTGAGAGTTTTTTGTGCCTCATAAGCATAATATTTAGCTCAGCAGAATCTTACACTGCAGTAAATAAAAGCAAGAAGGATTACATTTGCACTTAAAAGAAAGCAATttagataaacaaataaaataataaagagattttacaaaaatttaatcGGACAATCCTCCAAAAAAGATTGTTATCCCTCatttattatgaattttttttttttttttttgggaaagatcATCAAAATGCTCTTACCTATTATTCTTGGAGCTTAGGCTTTAAATTTTTACCCAAAATTCGTAAGTTCTCCATGGCAGTCCAAATTTTCTCAGAGATTGCAGTGTAGAGATATCTTTGCGCTGCCTCGTCCAGACCATTAGCGCAGGTAGGCCATCCTAATGCTGGAGATGACACATTATGAGACAGAGAAATTGCCATCTGCCTCATTTTAAGAAGGTCAAATTCTATTGGCTCGCCGACAATTATGTTAATATTCTTGTTACATAATGGAATAGGTGGCCTTCTACCCCAAAAAAACTTCTCAGGCATCACCTGGAAAAATTAAACAGGAGCAAATATGAACAGATATGTCATagcaaacaaaatcaaattatgttcttaaaaaatttcacaCAATGAACTTATATAATATAGCAATCTGAAACTGTGCAAATCTAAGAGTATTTAGAAGAGTTAGTCATGCCCAAGACAGTACTAAGAAAGACATTGAAATAAGCATCTGGCATCTAAAGGAGAAGCAAAAGCGTTGGAATGAATGGGACAACTAGGACCAGGGGTCAAGAACATTGAGGTCAGGCAGCAAACAGAATGTCTACAGGCATTAAAGCCTCGACATCAATATCAGTAGTTGCATATGTTCCTGCTGCCTACAGCAGCTTCTTCCATCTTTCCCTTTTCATGTCTCCAATTCCTGCAGCAAGTGCAAAAAACCAAAAGCTCTTCTTTTAAGTTCCTCCTGGATACATGGCTTACATACCCAGCTCAACATTCTTGGAAAACAATCCAATTGAGGATCCAAAGAAGAATTGGTCATTCAATCTTGAAAACTAATCAAGAGTTGAGACAGAAATTGGAAAAAGTGGACAGAATAACAAATCAATGAAGGATCCTGTTTCAATAGAGGAACCAGAAACGGTTGGAGGCAATGAAGTAGGTACCATCcagcaacatttttttttttttttccttaaattccTTTTGATAAAGAAAGCTTAAATTTTGTTGTATAAAGAGATTGTTGTATATTTAGCAGCAATAAACAGGTGGTCAAACATATTATAACTAGCTTTCTCGacgaaaaatgatatttttcagTGGTCAAACTGTATGTTTAAATGATGGGCACCAATATAATCTTTTGCCTTTCTCATGAATTAGGGTCCAACCACCTTAATTGTTCTTATACATCATATTTTCGGGATAAGATGGTAATGTTTTCTATGTAAGATGACAAATGACACCTGAAGCAGTCATGTGTGTTAATGCTTTCCATGTAAGATGACAAATGGCACCTGAAGCAGTCATGTGTGTAAGTGTTTTTGGGGGAGGGTGAATACAAGAAGTTTTCCAACATCCAATATGCTATGACAGCAACAACTCAAAACAATGTTTAGAGCAGATATAATTACCAGGACAAACTGGCTATCATTTCAGGGTTAGATTCCAGTCATGGTTCAACTGCTTGGTCAAACAATCCAAACCTGACTTCATATGACAAAATGTATGTTGGAAAAATACAACAAgagaaattttagttttataaattaagaGGATAAATGATAAGGAATTTCAAAACAACTGgtggctagcatttttagtccTGTCAGAAATACCACAAACTCATTTGATGCTTTTCCCAAAAAAGGATAAATTTTCACACCTTAAAGCATCAGATGATTTGTTTGAAATAATGTATATGAAATGGAAAACATTCTTAGCATATTCACAgaaatctataaaaataaatataaaaaaaattagaaaaactaCCTGCTCAAATCCATTGTGTACAATTGGCAAAACAATTGGGGTTATAGGGGCCCGAACAATGAGACTAGCAGTTCCCCATTTCAATCGCCTTATGGGTGCATCTTCTTGGGATACTTTTCCTTCTGGGAATGTATGAAGCTGCCAATAAACTATGGAATAAGCAAAGTTTGCATTGACACAGAAAATATAACATGGACTGCAGCAGAAGGAGTCAACAAAATTCTAAGTGCATTCATTAAAAATGCACCATTCCATTGATTACAAGAAACAAAATGAGTCAATGACATGAACTACGTAGACAAAAGATAATGCAGCATTAGCAAAAACTGTAGTGCATCAACAATCTGGCTGTTTgatacaaaggcaggtaaggcAGGAACTCCAGCCATTAACAAATAGGATCTAGCTTAGTAAGTCCAAACACAAGGAAATAGAGGGGGAAGAAGGGCGAGAAAAAGAGCAAAATTACCCATTCTCCATCACTTAAGCGGTCAAGAGCTTCATTCATATGCTTTTGATAAATTCCAGCACCCCTTGTAATAGGTATGCACTTCCCTGCACCAATTtcaatttgaaataaacaatttaaggaaaaaaaaattttaaaaaaattagtttgcTTACCAAGTctgaaaaaataagaatagaTACTATTTTTGAAGCAGATGTCCTCAGCGGCGAGAACCCAACGAGCAAGTTTATGATTGCAGGTTGGAAATCCCCTGAACCCCCAGAGAAGAGGATCGTCCAAGGTGGACATATGGTTGCTTACGGTGATGAGGGGTATTCTGGGAGGTCTAGATTGGACAAGACGAATGAGAGTATCGGCATTGTGAATGAAGGTTGAGTTGAAAAGGGAAGCATAGGCCTTTGCAAAACCCCCAATCGCCGTGATCACTATCTTCCTTGGAATCCCTCCCATATGGTTTGCCTTTGCCGCCCATTCCATTTTCCTCCTACTTACTTCCCACCATTTCAATTACATGTACATCAAGTTTATTGTTGGTATCTTCTAAAACTTTTTCCGCTTAGTTTATCCTCCACTATGGTCTGCAACATTTTTCAATAGCTTGAGagcatgtaaataaaaaataaaaataaaaatagggaaCGTTGAAAACAATCAATGACTCCCACTGTAAAATCATATTCCTACATGAAAGAAACTTCCAATGTTTTTGAACAACTCAACTGTACACCCCACCTTTAGAAACAAGAAGGCTGGCTTGAAATTCtgcataagttttttttttttttttttttttccatttaaatctAGTTATGTATGACCATTGACACATTGTGATAATCTATCTAATTGCGAACTCTGAACAGCTCTTATTCCATATTATTATAACTTGAAAAGTGTCATAGAACCCTATTATTCCATTGAAATTCAAACGCAGTGTAcattcaaacacaaacgttataaataccaaatttcaggaattccccaaaaaaaaaaaaaaaaaaaaaaacagaaatggCCATTCATATGAGATTTTGGCAAGttaaaagagagaagaaaaaacaatCAAACATAAAACCAATCATTGCAGAAGAACAACGAAAATCCAAACAAAAGTCGTAAgagaatgaaaataaaagaaaaaaaatgaatatgtgATTAAAGATCGTGAATTAgagaaagaaaatggagaagacaAAACCTAGGTGGGGATCGTGAAGAAGAAGCAGATTGGAGAGCTGCTACTGGGGAGAGCcgctattttatttatgtttttcggttttttattttattttattattcgtCTCCTCCTCTTGAACCTGTTATCTATCTAGAATACGCTGACTTGTCCACGGGACTACAAAGCCATTGTTTGTTTCCGTATTTTGCCATTGTTAAAAGGATTTGCGACATTGCCTCTTCTTTGTTCTGCTTGCTTGCTACttaaataatctaattttattttctataaaaaaaaatgttaatttgatTCTTTTAGGCATCTCCAATTGGGTGTCTTTCCGTCATTTTATTGCCAAAttatagtatataaatatatttttactttttcaattgcaaatgataaattttgtctaattgtaaatttattatcacactaaaaattgataaaatttgctATTAGATCCCATTTTTATAAAGTATATGAGTTcatgttatttaataaattagttaatactacttttgtttttgactggtaaaaaaataattaaaagtgaattttattgctatttaatcaaatttaaaatttaatttttttattttttatcatgttGAGGcatgaattataaaatttaatattgatattgacattaaccattaaaaaaaaattcatatcaatattaaattataaaaatgacaaTATCAAAATGGTATCTATTATCAAAGATAAATTCTTTTTTAGATGATAGATGTTATTTTCATATAATGTTTGGCATAAATTagtaattttgaaaagaaaaaaaaaaaaagaaagaaagaaagagagagagagattaataaTTTGACCTGGATAATCGATAAAATTTggctcttttatttatttttttttgggtaaatttcatttcaatccttttgtttggaaatctttttttttttttttttaaactaaaacgcatctctatttttaaaaattttgccataaccttgattttttttttttcctgttgaCAGCACCTTACATTTCATTTTTGCTTCACTTTAATTTAACACACTTTGCTTGTCAATTTTTAATccacttatatattttattcaacaTCACAATTgtaacattttcttttattcatatataaaagTCATAACTAACCAATTTTTTTCACAACATTtatgtataaaatattaaaaaataattttatttttttttgtttgaagaccaatataaataataaaataataaatagattatTTGTATCTACAAAAAAGTAGAAAGGTTAAAAGTGTTATTTCAAATGAGATATATAAGTTGATTCATAATTTGATTACTAAATGGACAAagtgaaacaaaaatgaaaactaaaaaaggctagcaaaattttcaaaaaataagtcAATTTTGAACAATAAGTGAAACTAACATGTAACACtccgtaccaaaaaatatatatgattaaacaagtttaaacaaattgactaagtttgaccaaatgaacaatatatgggttcaagttgactttttcaatagctaattttttttgtttgactaaggtatcattgtgtagatctcgtcgatacgagttcataaactggcggcacgccaaattctgagttacgaataaaaaattatggttctaagaaattttaagcataaattttaaatcagtgtccaagccagtccccagtttttgtctgttagtgacccaaggctttatataagcctaggtaagtgtgtcaaacaggaaacaaagttcaaaatacccatttcttccccaaaacctgagaaattctctcctcaaaCCCATGGGTTCGGACTGGGTCGTTTCGATCCATTTACCATTGAACCAGGTCACTGCCGTTTTGCCCATTTTcagccaaccaccacttacacgcgccagccacctaggaaggtcacttgaaggcgagctcagctgtgaaatttcacggcaagaaGCGGCCGGACATGCCCAGATAGGATCGGCGAAGTCCGCGGCAGCCGGCGAGGTGGGTCGTCAGATTTCTCATTTCttggccgtttcaggccaacccatacacccttTCCACTATTTTTTGATCGCTCTGAACCCATTTCcctggttattttgtccagatttctcACCATTTGAAAGATCCaacaatggaaaattcggccgacgcttcaacagtgttttccggccaccggaggaaactttggaccaaggtgagcatactgatgagtttcttgtctcttgggctttccttcaatataaagtttgtgaattttggaggtcatttgataatttttttatttttggatcaattagttaattttcagataagttGGGGATTGTATTTGgataaaattggtcaaattagttaaaattggagttgaattagtgaaattggatattattatgacccattaggtggtttgatttcgaaatattaggcttcaggtgaaaatctccaattttaGGTACCGGGTCTTAAGGACAcgtggtataattggactgtccgatgtccaatttatacaattttgtagtactttaaattattttaagacatttaaattatacaagtgtctctggtttagttgtttggagcataaggaatattttattatattacaggcactcgagttgagcctggaggcgatCTTATAGAGGAGCATGCGTGAACATCTACAGTAccgtgagtggttatatcatttttaaatgttttgggtatatagtataatatatatgtggtttaaatattttacgtatataccatttgattgaaatgttgttttatgcatatataaatatttgctttcacatatatgtgttatcattttatatgacttttgataatattttaagtgatttccaactttaatgggtccataaatggacttgtggtatttaaatattttgataattaaatgagtttttaaatcattttggaaactatttggtttgagaaaccagattcaaaatcatataattttaaacatgatcaaatattttataattttatgtgcttaaaattggtttacggtgaatatatttcactgtggtatttctaattttcatatgaaatgatgttttgagatttttgaaatatttaattaagcggtggaagtttaaatgttaaattatgatttatgatacagtatcgtttggagaagtatatatataatcttacaagattgttttatgtatactttattggttatttttttttattgatgtaccatgtaatacCAATActttggatcagtattatattatattatattacagcgcgctgggtttaccacggtgccgtgaggttggtttcatccatcggttatctattattatcacggactgtgaggtcgtaTTTATCCgactgtttattattattaccacgttGGCGTGAGGCTGACattatccaacggtttattattgccacggaccgtgaggttgggtacattCAGACGgtcatttattatttccacgacaccgttcatatattgagggtcgtgaggtgggtgtatcccacagtttacagattggtacatcgtatggtacattgtatatgtttgtatatattgttgctttacaaatattgtggtgatttctgcattttcatatttatttggtgaaaccgtatttattatagtttatgctcaaatgtttataccTTGATTttagacatttcataatattacaatgatcgttcattcatacttttgagcatcggtttttatgatattaattggggtacaagtttggattttgtgaaataatttttaaacggggaaTTGTTCAAcaagtggaatgagaggtcttgagagaaagatttttcagaaataaatcattatttttctattatactatgtcactcactgagatttctttatctcacgttttattattttaaattcgttcccctaggcccaggcagctagtagcagtctacctcgcgtacagcttatcgcttgtttccttccactacagcagccgtatttatcatttttttacctattgttatcttctggacttattta includes the following:
- the LOC107421022 gene encoding N-acylphosphatidylethanolamine synthase isoform X2, whose translation is MEWAAKANHMGGIPRKIVITAIGGFAKAYASLFNSTFIHNADTLIRLVQSRPPRIPLITVSNHMSTLDDPLLWGFRGFPTCNHKLARWVLAAEDICFKNRKCIPITRGAGIYQKHMNEALDRLSDGEWLHTFPEGKVSQEDAPIRRLKWGTASLIVRAPITPIVLPIVHNGFEQVMPEKFFWGRRPPIPLCNKNINIIVGEPIEFDLLKMRQMAISLSHNVSSPALGWPTCANGLDEAAQRYLYTAISEKIWTAMENLRILGKNLKPKLQE
- the LOC107421022 gene encoding N-acylphosphatidylethanolamine synthase isoform X1, whose protein sequence is MEWAAKANHMGGIPRKIVITAIGGFAKAYASLFNSTFIHNADTLIRLVQSRPPRIPLITVSNHMSTLDDPLLWGFRGFPTCNHKLARWVLAAEDICFKNSIYSYFFRLGKCIPITRGAGIYQKHMNEALDRLSDGEWLHTFPEGKVSQEDAPIRRLKWGTASLIVRAPITPIVLPIVHNGFEQVMPEKFFWGRRPPIPLCNKNINIIVGEPIEFDLLKMRQMAISLSHNVSSPALGWPTCANGLDEAAQRYLYTAISEKIWTAMENLRILGKNLKPKLQE